In Synechococcus sp. KORDI-52, one genomic interval encodes:
- a CDS encoding flotillin family protein, whose amino-acid sequence MPRQLLQAQSGAPPLSFSTRNQGELIMGGAAFVVVTLVALNLISRWMIRICRPNEMLVVTGSRSNQGQGTKGYRVVANGGWTFVKPILETARRMDVTLLPVVVEVNNAYSHGGTPLNIQAIANVKVSTDPEIRNNAIERFLGHHQNEIVQVAKENLEGNLRSVLAQLTPEQVNEDRLRFAEQIAEDVGADMRRLGLQLDTLKIQSVSDDVDYLNSISRRRVAQIVRDAEIAEAEAIGQAERVEAEMEEVAEVVRTEAETTVLQKDNAVRTQIAEMEKKARSEEERTAAAELEARARAEQKLQQVRAQLERLRLQAEEVLPAQANQQAKELRARGRAAATAEDVKASALVNDLLTTVWNEAGSTAELVFLLQQIEMVLNQATQLPSRIQLKRITTLDGNDASSLASLVELNHRVVRQFFDQVHQILGIDLLATLSSTTTLRDSGDL is encoded by the coding sequence ATGCCAAGACAGTTGCTCCAAGCCCAGAGCGGAGCTCCACCTCTTTCCTTCAGCACCCGCAACCAAGGTGAATTGATCATGGGGGGAGCCGCCTTTGTGGTGGTCACCCTGGTGGCGTTGAACCTGATCAGCCGCTGGATGATCCGGATCTGCAGGCCCAACGAAATGCTTGTGGTCACCGGCTCGCGCTCGAACCAGGGCCAGGGAACAAAGGGTTATCGCGTGGTGGCCAATGGTGGCTGGACCTTCGTCAAACCAATCCTGGAAACAGCACGGCGCATGGATGTGACCCTGTTGCCGGTTGTGGTGGAAGTCAACAACGCCTACTCCCACGGGGGAACGCCCCTCAACATTCAGGCGATCGCCAACGTGAAGGTGAGCACGGATCCTGAGATCCGCAACAACGCCATTGAACGTTTCCTCGGCCATCACCAGAACGAGATCGTGCAGGTGGCGAAAGAGAACCTGGAAGGCAACCTGCGCAGCGTGCTTGCTCAGCTCACGCCGGAACAGGTGAATGAAGACCGGCTGCGGTTTGCTGAACAGATCGCGGAGGATGTCGGTGCAGACATGCGGCGACTGGGCCTTCAGCTCGACACCCTCAAGATTCAGAGCGTGTCGGACGACGTTGACTATCTGAATTCGATCAGCCGTCGACGCGTTGCCCAGATCGTGCGGGATGCGGAAATCGCCGAAGCGGAAGCGATCGGTCAGGCCGAGAGGGTGGAGGCAGAAATGGAAGAAGTGGCTGAAGTCGTCCGCACCGAAGCCGAGACCACGGTGCTGCAGAAAGACAACGCCGTCCGCACCCAGATCGCGGAAATGGAAAAGAAGGCACGATCCGAAGAGGAACGCACCGCTGCCGCAGAGCTCGAGGCGCGGGCCCGTGCTGAGCAGAAACTGCAACAGGTGCGTGCACAACTGGAGCGATTACGACTCCAGGCGGAGGAGGTTCTCCCAGCCCAGGCCAATCAACAGGCCAAGGAGTTGCGGGCCCGGGGCCGAGCGGCAGCAACAGCAGAAGACGTGAAAGCCAGCGCGCTGGTGAATGATCTGCTCACCACCGTCTGGAACGAAGCCGGCAGCACCGCCGAACTCGTGTTTCTGCTTCAACAGATTGAGATGGTGCTGAACCAGGCAACGCAACTGCCCAGCCGCATCCAGCTGAAGCGCATCACAACGCTGGATGGGAATGACGCCTCCAGCCTGGCCAGCCTTGTGGAGCTCAACCACCGGGTGGTGCGTCAGTTCTTCGACCAGGTGCATCAGATCCTCGGTATTGATCTGTTGGCCACCTTGAGCAGCACAACGACCCTTCGTGATTCAGGAGACCTCTGA
- a CDS encoding 1-acyl-sn-glycerol-3-phosphate acyltransferase, translating to MPRAFTQNARPALRRLPTRPSRMVQAMVSRLLPLLFRSQGLELSHRDAADGLAKAFAAQQSGRCNLLIAFRHPSTRDPVVLADLFWNRVPRAARRLNLPLARPIQLRFLYDRGIPIWAGPVIGWLLQRSGGIAIHRGRLDRPALSQARAALAQGRYPLVVAPEGATNNLSGEMAPLEPGVAQLAFWAAEDLEKAGDERQLEVLPVGIHYSWRKHNWGVLDVRLKALERHLGIASATGSSGTPETDRRDRLIQIGMNLLSALEQLERLKPNQEQTFSERIEAYRLQGLAKAEAHFGLRAVGNLQERCRRIEQAAWDRIYREGVDQIPPLERSLADWEAREADLQLTRMRLVEHFTSVSGHYISDRPDFDRFAEMLLLVEEAIGWIEDKPWRGQPSLGAQRVELRLGQALPVRPRLSQYRSNRREAMQLFMQDLEQVLVAVMPEAPL from the coding sequence ATGCCCCGCGCCTTCACCCAGAACGCCCGTCCCGCACTGCGGCGGCTGCCCACCCGCCCCAGCCGGATGGTGCAGGCCATGGTCAGCCGGCTGCTGCCTCTGCTCTTCCGCAGTCAGGGGCTCGAACTCAGCCATCGCGATGCGGCGGATGGCCTGGCCAAAGCTTTTGCGGCCCAGCAGTCGGGACGCTGCAATCTGCTGATTGCCTTTCGCCACCCCAGCACCCGCGATCCGGTGGTGCTGGCGGATTTGTTCTGGAACCGTGTTCCACGGGCCGCCCGTCGGCTCAATCTGCCGCTGGCACGACCCATCCAGCTGCGGTTTCTCTACGACCGCGGCATTCCGATCTGGGCTGGCCCCGTGATCGGTTGGCTGCTCCAGCGCAGTGGCGGTATCGCGATCCATCGCGGTCGCCTGGACCGCCCAGCGCTCTCCCAGGCCCGCGCGGCTCTCGCCCAGGGGCGATACCCCTTGGTGGTGGCGCCGGAAGGGGCAACGAACAACTTGTCAGGAGAGATGGCGCCTTTGGAACCGGGGGTCGCTCAACTGGCGTTCTGGGCCGCGGAGGACCTGGAGAAAGCAGGCGATGAGAGGCAACTGGAGGTCTTGCCTGTGGGCATTCACTACAGCTGGAGGAAACACAACTGGGGGGTCCTTGATGTGAGGTTGAAAGCCCTGGAACGCCATCTCGGCATTGCCAGCGCCACTGGCAGCTCCGGGACTCCCGAAACAGACCGGCGCGACCGGCTGATCCAGATCGGGATGAATCTGCTCAGCGCCCTTGAACAACTTGAGCGGCTGAAACCCAATCAAGAGCAAACGTTCAGCGAACGCATCGAGGCCTACCGCCTGCAAGGCCTGGCCAAAGCCGAGGCCCATTTCGGCCTGCGTGCCGTCGGCAATCTTCAGGAACGTTGCCGACGGATCGAACAGGCGGCCTGGGATCGGATCTACAGGGAAGGTGTTGATCAAATCCCGCCCCTGGAGCGGAGCCTGGCCGACTGGGAGGCGCGCGAAGCCGACCTCCAGCTCACGCGCATGCGACTGGTGGAGCATTTCACCAGCGTGAGTGGCCACTACATCAGCGATCGACCCGACTTCGACCGTTTTGCCGAGATGTTGCTGCTGGTTGAGGAGGCGATCGGCTGGATCGAAGACAAACCCTGGAGGGGACAGCCGAGCCTCGGAGCGCAACGGGTGGAACTGCGTCTTGGGCAGGCGTTGCCCGTCAGACCCAGACTGAGTCAATACCGCAGCAATCGACGTGAGGCGATGCAGCTGTTCATGCAGGACCTGGAGCAGGTTCTCGTCGCGGTGATGCCCGAAGCCCCCCTCTGA
- a CDS encoding metal ABC transporter permease, which yields MDLLLEPLSHAFMVKALLISALVGGVCGLLSCFMTLKGWALMGDAVSHAVLPGVVVAYALGLPFSLGAFVFGVGSVAAIGFVKQKSRVKEDTVIGLVFTGFFALGLVLVSKTRSNIDLTHILFGNVLGISAGDVQQTLVISALVLVLLLLFRRDLMLFCFDPTHARSIGINTGLLHYMLLGLLSLAAVAGLQTVGIILVVAMLVTPGATAYLLTDRFDRMTLLAVTSSVFSSVLGVFISYWTDSSTAGCIVLAQTAQFILAFLLAPKQGVLRRL from the coding sequence ATGGACCTCTTGCTGGAACCCCTCAGTCACGCCTTCATGGTCAAGGCCTTGTTGATCAGCGCCCTCGTCGGGGGTGTTTGCGGGCTGCTGTCCTGTTTCATGACCCTGAAGGGATGGGCCTTGATGGGAGATGCCGTCTCCCATGCCGTTCTCCCCGGCGTTGTGGTGGCCTACGCCCTGGGTCTCCCGTTCTCTCTCGGGGCCTTTGTCTTCGGTGTCGGTTCCGTTGCTGCCATCGGCTTTGTGAAGCAGAAGTCCCGGGTGAAGGAAGACACCGTCATCGGGTTGGTCTTCACCGGTTTCTTCGCCCTGGGTCTCGTTCTCGTCTCCAAGACGCGCAGCAACATCGATCTCACCCACATCCTGTTCGGCAACGTTCTGGGGATCTCGGCGGGAGACGTGCAACAGACCCTGGTGATTTCGGCGCTGGTGCTGGTGTTGCTGCTGCTGTTCCGCAGGGATCTGATGCTCTTCTGTTTTGACCCCACCCACGCCCGTTCGATCGGCATCAACACAGGACTTCTTCACTACATGCTGTTGGGGCTTCTGTCCTTAGCCGCCGTCGCCGGTCTGCAGACCGTTGGCATCATCCTGGTGGTGGCCATGCTCGTGACCCCTGGTGCCACGGCTTATCTCCTCACCGATCGGTTTGACCGGATGACGTTGTTGGCCGTCACCAGCAGTGTTTTCTCCAGCGTCCTCGGGGTGTTCATCAGCTACTGGACCGACAGCTCCACCGCCGGTTGCATCGTTCTGGCCCAGACCGCGCAATTCATCCTGGCCTTCCTTCTGGCCCCGAAGCAGGGGGTGCTGCGACGTCTGTGA